ACGGTCCTAAGGTAGCGAAATTCCTTGTCGGGTAAGTTCCGACCTGCACGAATGGTGCAACGACTTGGGTACTGTCTCGGCCACGGGCTCGGTGAAATTGTGGTGCCGGTGAAGACGCCGGCTACCCGCGGTGGGACGGAAAGACCCCGTGCACCTTTACTGCAGCTTGACATTGACATTGATTAAGGTATGTGTAGGATAGGCGGGAGGCTTTGAAGCTAGGGCGCCAGCCTTGGTGGAGCCACCCTTGAAATACCGCCCTTGCTTTAATTGGTGCCTAACCCGCGACCGTGAATCCGGTCGGGGAACAGTGTCAGGTGGGTAGTTTGACTGGGGCGGTCGCCTCCTAAAATGTAACGGAGGCTCTCAAAGGTACCTTCAGCATGGTCGGCAATCATGCGTAGAGTGCAAAGGCACAAGGGTGCTTAACTGCGAGACATACAGGTCGAGCAGGTGCGAAAGCAGGACTTAGTGATCCGGCGGTTCCTTATGGATGGGCCGTCGCTCAAAGGATAAAAGGTACGCCGGGGATAACAGGCTAATCTCCCCCAAGAGTTCACATCGACGGGGAGGTTTGGCACCTCGATGTCGGCTCGTCGCATCCTGGGGCTGAAGAAGGTCCCAAGGGTTGGGCTGTTCGCCCATTAAAGCGGCACGCGAGCTGGGTTCAGAACGTCGTGAGACAGTTCGGTCCCTATCTACCGTGGGCGTTGGAGACTTGAGCGGATCTGCTCCTAGTACGAGAGGACCGGAGTGGACGAACCTCTAGTGTACCTGTTGTGGCGCCAGCTGCATCGCAGGGTAGCTATGTTCGGCAGGGATAAGCGCTGAAAGCATCTAAGCACGAAGCCCCCCGCAAGACTAGGTCTCCCCTATGGGTCGTTCAAGACGAGGACGTTGATAGGCGGCAGGTGTAAGCATGGTAACATGTTCAGCCGAGCCGTACTAATTACCCATTCGGCTTATTCCTTTGAAATTTTACAGAAGTCAGAGCTCGTTTACATACTGTGCGCTGGTCATATGGCGAAATCGTCCTGTCAAATTATTGCTGCTTCGTGCAGCGACAGGCTTCCTGGTGCTTATAGCGCGGGGGATACACCTCTTCCATTCCGAACAGAGTCGTTAAGTCCCGCAGCGCCGATGGTACTGCCCTTCGTGGTGGGAGAGTAGGTCGGTGCCAGGAACCCCATTTGCAACAGGGCCATTTCCGACTGGATCTGGCTCCTGTTGCGTTCTCTTTCAGTATTGCCAGATTGCTTGGGGGTGCCTCCTGCAGAGGCTGAGATTACACCCTTTGTACCTGATCCGGGTAATGCCGGCGTAGGAAAACGCATGGGAAGTACAGTGGCTACCGCCAAGCAGGGTGAAAAACACACTGTAGTATGCTACTTTCCGCACTGGTTTATTCTGCGTTTCTTTTGAGCCCTCCACTGTCGGGGGTAGTCCAATCCTCAACAGGTGAGCCACTTGAGGGCGCAACCGTTCAAATCTTTGTTGACGATTCCGCGATCCCCCGATATTCCAGAATAACCGATCAGAGTGGGAGCTTTGAATTGGAGGTTGCCGCGGGAGAGTATACCGTAGAGATTCGCTTTCTGGGTTATACAACGCTGCGTCAACCCCTTGAGGTGAATGCAGCCGTACAGAGGACGTTTGTTCTAGAGGAGGGACTCCTTTATGGAGGAGAAGTCGTCACGGAGGCTCGACGTGCCCGGGAGCAACTGACCCCGCTCACCCACAGCAACATTACTGCACGGGAGCTTGCTATGTTACCTTCCATGCAGGATCTGCCCGCTGCACTGGCCCGCTCAGTTTCCATGACGCACTACAGCGAGAACGGAAATGATCTGGGCTATACCTACCTGAGACTGCGAGGATTCGGGCAGCGGCGTGTAGCGGTTTCAATCAATGGGATTCCCCAGAATGATCCGGAAGAGCATAACGTGTTCTGGATCAACTTTTTCGATTTGCAGGGTTCGATACAGGACATTCAGGTGCAGCGCGGAGCTGGAGCTGCCGCCTATGGCTCCACCGGAATCGGTGGCGCAATCAACATTGTCACGGATCCGTATCGCCCTGTTACGGATGTCAGACTGGAAACAGGATATGGCACTTATGACACGCAGCGCTATACATTTCAGGCGAATACCGGTCTCTTGGGTGGGCGCTATGCGGCATATGCACGAGTCAGTCGACTGACATCGGACGGGTACCGGGATTGGTCCTGGTCCGAATTTTGGCGATACTTCGTCGGAATCCGCCGCTATGGGCAGCGGCATACATTCACCTTGCAATCCTACGGCGGCCCCCAGAAAGATGGCTTGGCCTATGTGGGAATCCCCAAAGAGGCGAATACCCAGACGGTGGATGATGGGTTTGGCGGAACTGTCAATCGCCGCTATAACTTCAGCGAGGCGACCCGAGACGTTGAGCGGTTCCATCAACCGCATGTCGAGCTTCTTCACACCTTTTCTCCAAGCCCGAACCGAACCTTCGAGCAGGCGATCTTCTGGATCAAGGGGATTGGTGAGTTTGATTTTGGGGGGACGTTTCGGAGTGCAGATTATTTGCGCCTTCCCGCAGAATGGAGGGGATTGGACCAGGCGCAGCGACAGGATCCCCTATTCATCAGTGCGCCGGATGCTACGGTGCTGTTTCGTGCGGCTCTGGATCAGTGGCAAACGGGGTGGATGCCCCGCTATCAAATCGTTCGTCCCGGTTCAGAAACCACATTCGGAGGGGAATTACGCCTGCACCGGTCGTTGCGGTGGGGGCGTGTTGAAGAATCCGCGGGACTTCCTGCAGAAGTCGTTGGAGCAGAGAACGATTACCGGGTCTACAGTGTGCGAGGAGAAAAGACGGTCGGTTCACTCTACGCAAGTCATTTGATGCGACCACACAGGCGTCTGGCAATCCAGGCAGATATGCAGCTCACCTGGCGGCAGTACAGGATTGTTGAGGAGGAGCTTTTTGGAAATTCATTTCGTGTTCCCTATTTGTTCGTAAATCCGCGTGTAGGGATGACTCTGAACCCCGAGCAGCCACTCAGTGCCTATGTGAGTATTTCCTACGCTAACCGC
The nucleotide sequence above comes from Rhodothermaceae bacterium. Encoded proteins:
- a CDS encoding TonB-dependent receptor, which gives rise to MLLSALVYSAFLLSPPLSGVVQSSTGEPLEGATVQIFVDDSAIPRYSRITDQSGSFELEVAAGEYTVEIRFLGYTTLRQPLEVNAAVQRTFVLEEGLLYGGEVVTEARRAREQLTPLTHSNITARELAMLPSMQDLPAALARSVSMTHYSENGNDLGYTYLRLRGFGQRRVAVSINGIPQNDPEEHNVFWINFFDLQGSIQDIQVQRGAGAAAYGSTGIGGAINIVTDPYRPVTDVRLETGYGTYDTQRYTFQANTGLLGGRYAAYARVSRLTSDGYRDWSWSEFWRYFVGIRRYGQRHTFTLQSYGGPQKDGLAYVGIPKEANTQTVDDGFGGTVNRRYNFSEATRDVERFHQPHVELLHTFSPSPNRTFEQAIFWIKGIGEFDFGGTFRSADYLRLPAEWRGLDQAQRQDPLFISAPDATVLFRAALDQWQTGWMPRYQIVRPGSETTFGGELRLHRSLRWGRVEESAGLPAEVVGAENDYRVYSVRGEKTVGSLYASHLMRPHRRLAIQADMQLTWRQYRIVEEELFGNSFRVPYLFVNPRVGMTLNPEQPLSAYVSISYANREPRMKSLYDGEEAGAGFMPQFERNSDGNFDYDSPIVKPERLTDLEIGGQLDSRSLRLRMSAYWMEFRDEIVPSGGLDQFGVPRTGNADRTRHIGIELEAAARILPGLNAFANATFSRNRIVKFVEYVTQPDFSVAPIDRAGNPIAGFPARSGNLGVTYEYAGLTFRADARLAGVQYVDNGGGRTADGVEQDNLTVDPYTLVSTTVQWEFSDQSVLSGLMLSLDVNNVLDSKVLLYGNAGFGAPQFFPAATRHVFLRAQYRLW